The Actinoplanes sp. N902-109 genomic interval CCCGCAGAACTACGAGGGCACCATCGCCGACTGGCGGCACCGCCGCTCCGAGGTGACCGAGGCGCTGATCCGCGAGCACCTGCTCGACGACGAGACCGGCGCGTTCCTGGTGTGGGGCGACCCGTCGCTGTACGACTCGACGATCGCGATCCTCGACGAGATCCTGGCCCGCGGTGACACCCGTTTCGAGTACGAGGTGGTGCCCGGGATCAGCAGCATCTCCGCGCTGGCGGCCAAGCATCGCATCGGCGTCAACCGGGTCGGCCAGCCGTTCCAGGTCACCACCGGCCGGCGGCTCAGCGAGCGGTGGCCGGACAAGGTCGACGACGTCATCGTGATGCTCGACGCCCAGCAGACGTTCGGCGCGGTCGACGCCGAGGACGTGGACATCTACTGGGGTGCGTACCTCGGCACCCCGGACGAGCTGCTGATCGCCGGACCGCTCGCCGAGGTCGCCGACGAGATCCGCCGGGTGCGGGCGGAAGCCCGCGAACGCCACGGCTGGATCATGGACACCTACCTGCTGCGCCGCCGTTAGCGAACCGGCGGTTCTAGACTCGCGCCGTGACGGTCGTCGATGACTTCGGGGAACGGCTCGCCGCGCTGGACTGGGTGAGCGACCTGCTCGTCGCGGGCTCGCTGGCGACCGGCGACTACACGGCCGGCGTCAGCGACCTCGACCTGGTCGCGCTGACCGACGGGCCGGTCGGACCGGAACGGCAGGCCACGCTGGTCGCCCTGCACCGCCAGCTGGATGCCGGGCCCGCGCGGGGGCTCAAGCTGGGTTGCGTGTACGTCGACAGCGCCACGATCGCCGAGCCGGACCGCAAGCATCCGACCTGGACGCACGGCGTGCTGGTGCAGCGGATCCTCTCCGGTGTCACGCGCGTCGAGCTGGGGCGGCACGGCTACGCGGTCTTCGGCCGTACCCCCGGGCCGGCGGTGACCGACGACGACGTCCGCGCGGCGGCCAAGGCCGAGCTGACCGGCTACTGGACGTGGGCGGCGTGGCGGCCGTGGATCTGGCTGGACCCGGCGATGGCCGAGCTCGGCCTGACCTCGATGGCCCGCGGGCGGCACGCGCTCACCCACGGCGACCTGCTCACCAAGACCGCGGCGATCCGGCAGGCCCGGGCCCCGCGCGGGCTGCTCGACCGGCTGGCCGCCCGGCG includes:
- a CDS encoding nucleotidyltransferase domain-containing protein; the protein is MTVVDDFGERLAALDWVSDLLVAGSLATGDYTAGVSDLDLVALTDGPVGPERQATLVALHRQLDAGPARGLKLGCVYVDSATIAEPDRKHPTWTHGVLVQRILSGVTRVELGRHGYAVFGRTPGPAVTDDDVRAAAKAELTGYWTWAAWRPWIWLDPAMAELGLTSMARGRHALTHGDLLTKTAAIRQARAPRGLLDRLAARRRGEPVPLPRVRAGLIAWLDAVRTVSWARRAARRP
- the cobF gene encoding precorrin-6A synthase (deacetylating); translated protein: MRKIYVIGIGAGDPDHLTLQAAKAIGRADVFFLLDKGEVKESMIELRRRVLKAYGKPSRRIAEGRDPDRDRTPQNYEGTIADWRHRRSEVTEALIREHLLDDETGAFLVWGDPSLYDSTIAILDEILARGDTRFEYEVVPGISSISALAAKHRIGVNRVGQPFQVTTGRRLSERWPDKVDDVIVMLDAQQTFGAVDAEDVDIYWGAYLGTPDELLIAGPLAEVADEIRRVRAEARERHGWIMDTYLLRRR